Genomic window (Psilocybe cubensis strain MGC-MH-2018 chromosome 1, whole genome shotgun sequence):
ATTGTCGCTTCACGCGCTGTTAATGGAACACCATCTTCATTTACTACCCCATTACGAGACAAGGCACCTCCGAGAATCCGTACAACCCCTGCCCCTTTCAAGACTCCGTTCAAACCTGGTATGGGCCCAGGCAGACCTGCTCGTCCTGCTCCCGTTCAAACACCTAAACCCAGCACGCCTCAGCAGCGACATCTGGTTGGCAATATAGCGCCGGCGGCGAAAGAGCCTGTGAACCGCACCATCAATGAACGACTTTCATCTAACCTTCCCAGAAAGACATTTTTTAACTTGAGTAAGTGTTGTGATTGAGTGATGGATATGTGGTATCTGATGGTTCCTAAAAAGCCGCTggttcaaatagaaacagtTTAGCAAATTCAGGGCTGTATCCACAAAGATACAATATCCAGGACCTGGAATACTTCGGAGTgtatgattttttttcacaTTATCAAATCGCAACGTCTAACAATTCTACAGCAATCACACCACTCTTGCCCAAATCACGCCTGACACTGCGATATATTACACCTTCCACACCACTGAGGCAACACCTCCGCCAAACACACCCTCCACGCCCAAAACTCTCCTCGACCCTGCGGCCGCGCTAAAGGAGCTACTGGATCGTGGATGTACGCTCGCGACGAAGCCATGGGTGGATAATCATTGGTGCTTGATTCTGTGGAAGCTCGCGGGTATGGTGATGCTTGACCCGGAGAAAGAGGCGCATCCAGATACGACGAGATGGCGCTGGGCGGAGGTGATCAGGCAGCTGTTGTATCGGTACGTTTTTCCTGTCTTATTTGTATTATGTGCGTGCCATGTTGATTGTCGTATATGCGACATAGGTACGAACGTGAGCTAAATGGCGGGACTAGACCACCACTTCGAAAGATTGCGAACCAGGACGCTCCCCCTGCATTTCCGTTGGTGTTATGTGTTTCCAACATCTTTTGGTCACCGCCTGGTATGACGGAGGACGGGCTGCCTATCGAGCCACACCCGGAGCTGGAGGTGACGGACGGATGGTACAGACTACGAGCGCAAGTCGATGCACCGATGGCGCGCGCTGTAAGGAAAGGTGTGCTCTGTGTGGGGAGGAAGATTGGTGTTGCTGGAGCAAAAGTGCGTTTTGATCATCATTTGCTTAATGATGGTTCGGTGAAGTTGATTATGTTCGCTATGTTTGCTTTGACCATATAGCTGGAGACAGAGAGGAAAGAGCCTATGGAAATTCTCGACGCGTATAACTCGACGAAGCTTGTTTTTGCGGGCAACTCGTCACATCTAATGCCGTGGCATGCGAAGCTGGGGTTCATGCGCGGCCCGTGCATCTCGACGCTGCATAGTCTGACGCCGGACGGGGGTATAGTGACGGCGTTAGATTTCGTGATTACCCAGGTATGCATTTTGTCACCGTTGTTGTATAGCTTGtggcaattttttttttacttttgttCTGTGGTGTAGGTCCATGCTATTGCGTTTATTGAGATGTTTGAGGGCGAGGATGGGAAAAAGTATCAAGAGGGTCCATGGAAGGAGGCTGAGGAAAGCAGACTCAATGAGCAATGGAAAGTACGTCGTGGGTCACTATTTAATACAAGAGCACATAAACTCAATATACTGAAATGTAGAAAAAATACGAAATGGAGGCTGCGAAGCTGAGAGCGGTGTACGAGAAGAAGACAGTACGGTATCAAGGGTACATTGACCGTCTGGAGAGGAAGGCAGGGGGTGGCTTCAATCCAGGTGAAGATGGTGTGTAGTAGCCTATAATCAACATTCTCTGGTATCATTCAAGCTGAAAAATGGAGCAATAGACTATGCGCCGGACAACATTGACTCGCTCTACGATGAACTTGAGTACCCAGACTCTGCTGTCGCCGTTATTGCACGTATTTCTTCCCGGGAGGCTGGCTGGCTGGCGCGATATATTCGCAAGCAGATAGAAGAGGGTCACGAACGGATAGCGGAGGAGATTGAAAAGGAGCTCATGGTCCGTTCATTTTGTTCTCCTCAATCTTGAAAAGTAATGTTCACTCGTTATATCGATCGACCTACAGACGATATGCCCCCCTCGAGACGTTCGCTCATTCCGCGTGTTAATTGTACAAGACGCACGTACAATACGGCGACCAGCGAATAGGAAGGCAATGTTGACAGTGTGGAATATCCTTGGGATCACATTAGAAGAAGGGAGTCAGGCCGGTGACTTTCAGGTTGGACAGCGGTTCcttgtaagttttttttctttttggcttTGTTGTCTATCTGTCAAGCAAGAACATGCAACTAACTACATGTAAATTTAACAGGCTACTAACTTGGTACCGACAAGCGCGAGCGCGTGGATGGACTGTGAGCCTGGCTCAGAGGTCTATCTGTGTACGACGCGCAATACACGGTGGACGAAGATCAAGGGTACAGGCGCTGTTCCGAGTTGAATTATGGATTTATCACAAGCATGGGCTGAGCGCCTCGTAGTTGGCATCGTATTTATCATTCGGCTGCTTCCAATTCACAATGTACCATACTAGCACATATCAACCGACAATGCAATAGCATCTATCGTGTACCTACAGTTTGTGTATTGGACCGCGTAATGCATTCACAATAACTAGTTACTGTAGGACCGCTGAAGCCAAATCTCGATCAAACAACGGCACACCGTTCATCATCCGGCTTGTTCTTGGATTTCAACATCTGGGCGTCGGCCTCAAACATTTCAACCACGAAAACGTATTGCATGAAGCCTCTCAGTATTTTAGCTGATACCCAGCTCATATTTTCGACTTCCACGCCACTCCAGAATACAATTCTTCACGTCGTCATTCTATATCGTCCAACACTGCACACTGCAAGCGATTCAAGATGgtttcataacttcttgagtCACTTCTTGCCTCTCAAATCATTCACACATTCAGTGAGAACGAATGATGTACTCGACGTGCATATTCCATCCGGACTCGGCCTGCTTTCCTCCATTGTTCAATAGAATCCACGGCCGTTCCGGGGTAGGCCTTGCCCACATGGCAAGCTACCAGGCCTTTCAACGACATATTTCTTGGGACATAATCCGCACAAAGCAATTTGAGGTTGCAACTCATCGCTATGCACCGTTCGACACCTTCCAATGACACGCTACTCAACTCGCCTCCCTGGCGTCGTGCTGACTATTGTATGCGTCGGTACATGGTCGAACAAGACAGAAATGTTCTAGAAGAAACTATTTCTCTATTCCGAGAAAGCTTGAACTACGAGCTTCCTGAAGCCCTTGAAGCCAATTGTCTATATATGTTGGCAAATACAATACTGATGAGACCTGAGGTGAGATAGGTAATCTAAAGCGAAAGAGTTCACTCTTTGGGCTCTGAGCTTGTGATTTGCACCTCGTGCTAATCACCCAtatttttcttctatttctgTAGGTACAGCCAGCGCCGGTGATCGACGAATGCATCTTTCTTCTCAGGAAAGGCATGGATCTTCGACCCGTTGGTTTCCCTACATTGTTTCTAGAACTCAGCAAACTCGCAAACACATTGAAGATACGATATGATCAAAGAGGCGACATGAGAGACCTGGAAGAAGCCATGTACCTCCTCCGACAGGCTCTAGAGTTCGTCCCTGTCCCACATCCTGATCGACCTCAATATCTCTTCTATCTGGCGGAAGCACTATATTCACATATACAGCCTAAAAGATATGAAGACTTtaaagaagaggatgatgtCATTGCCGATGAAATGGCGGCACTCTGCAGGGAAGCTCTCGAGttacctcctcctccaaagtTCCCGTTAAATAGGCTTCGCTTGTTCGACATTCTGAGAGCAGGGTTGCACGCTCGAATATTGCGATCGGGTGGATTGGCAAGCAGTGAGTTGGATGAACTCATTTCTATCTATAGGGAACGTGTAAAATTTGGACCGCCGTCAAGTTTCATGAAACTACACATTGAGCTCGCGGTTTTCTTATTCTTGCGATACGATAAAAGAGGTGAACTACGTGACAACGATGAATGCCTCCCCATCTGCCGTCGCGCTCTTGGAATACTGGATGAAGCTAATCCCATGCTGCACCCCATTTTGCATCACCTAATCAGTCTTTTTGCTCGTTCACTTCTTGTTCAATTTAAGAAGGAGGGCGATCCCAATGACCTTGAAGAAGGTATCTCTTTCTCAAggaaaatgattcagattgGACTCCCCCCTCATGTTGATCAAACTGAGTTTCTTACCGGACTTGCCGCCTTGTTATTTGCTCGTTACAAGCTAACGTGCAACACAAGTgactttgaagaaagttTGTCTCTTTACAAACGAGCACTGGATCCAGATC
Coding sequences:
- a CDS encoding Breast cancer type 2 susceptibility protein-like protein (Breast cancer type 2 susceptibility protein homolog) — protein: MTKEVSGSPERKRQRLSSPTYDDQVEGFTQEDLAAFDEIELRLSQPTNSSRPPVAHLNFDEHENFETPSVSRIKRNLDWHSSQPNESTSFPGFTSANAIDSNLRDDPENPFTIGSSKTTKERSMSAFTPPLLGFASASKLLEESRHFERSPSPEEPPPEPNYDGWFKPAPIGAPMGFQTAAFASTASAIPAFRKASTIANTVDAPSSQPPREDSDMDSWFKSAPANMPLPGFTSASGLPGFKKPSINTKGGGVILPSKEALAKAKALLESWDNEENMEINMPVNNENDHAIEKPHIFPGLKPASVDESLQSPQRKAFSSVINTPKPPVTPGSGFTRASLSAVQPKNTSSPSLQHRPGAFKPPSFNAPRPSPIVNSPLNPNRMAPSLGFTSAAAQHGHPLSLPPIVASRAVNGTPSSFTTPLRDKAPPRIRTTPAPFKTPFKPGMGPGRPARPAPVQTPKPSTPQQRHLVGNIAPAAKEPVNRTINERLSSNLPRKTFFNLRLYPQRYNIQDLEYFGVNHTTLAQITPDTAIYYTFHTTEATPPPNTPSTPKTLLDPAAALKELLDRGCTLATKPWVDNHWCLILWKLAGMVMLDPEKEAHPDTTRWRWAEVIRQLLYRYERELNGGTRPPLRKIANQDAPPAFPLVLCVSNIFWSPPGMTEDGLPIEPHPELEVTDGWYRLRAQVDAPMARAVRKGVLCVGRKIGVAGAKLETERKEPMEILDAYNSTKLVFAGNSSHLMPWHAKLGFMRGPCISTLHSLTPDGGIVTALDFVITQVHAIAFIEMFEGEDGKKYQEGPWKEAEESRLNEQWKKKYEMEAAKLRAVYEKKTVRYQGYIDRLERKAGGGFNPGEDDYAPDNIDSLYDELEYPDSAVAVIARISSREAGWLARYIRKQIEEGHERIAEEIEKELMTICPPRDVRSFRVLIVQDARTIRRPANRKAMLTVWNILGITLEEGSQAGDFQVGQRFLATNLVPTSASAWMDCEPGSEVYLCTTRNTRWTKIKGTGAVPS